The proteins below are encoded in one region of Maribacter aestuarii:
- the rimK gene encoding 30S ribosomal protein S6--L-glutamate ligase — MDLKIIGSEEWCVFEELGIPAIKARVDSGAKTSSIQATNLKVFNKGAKEWVKFEVNPLPENRSIGISCEAQLVDRRMVKSSSGISEERLVVKTPVTIGDHTFDIELTLANRDTMEFRMLLGREALNERFIVNPAINYAVQEFVEEEIEEKYQPYFKEKTGLKIGLLASNPNLYSNKRIMEAAEARGHEIVFLNVELAYMKLDARSPEIRYRGGNILKDFDAVIPRIKPSVTFYGCALIRQFKNLGVYCQNSAESITQSRDKLFASQLFSNYDIHIPITGFAKSPMDTKDLIKMVNGAPLIIKLLESTQGKGVVLAETNKAAESVINAFKSVNTNILVQEFIKEANGQDIRCFVVNGKVVASMQRQAAKGEFRANIHQGGKASRIKITTEERKLAQKAAKVLNLAVAGVDIIRSNKGPLLLEVNSSPGLEGIENATGKDIANEMILAIEKKLKFTQG, encoded by the coding sequence TTGGATTTAAAGATTATAGGGAGTGAAGAATGGTGTGTCTTTGAGGAATTAGGCATTCCTGCCATTAAAGCGCGTGTAGATTCCGGGGCAAAAACCTCATCTATTCAGGCAACTAATCTTAAAGTATTCAACAAAGGAGCTAAGGAATGGGTAAAATTTGAAGTTAATCCTTTACCGGAAAATAGAAGTATCGGAATTTCCTGTGAAGCGCAGCTGGTAGACCGCCGTATGGTTAAAAGCTCATCCGGCATTTCTGAAGAACGATTAGTGGTAAAGACCCCGGTGACCATAGGTGATCATACTTTTGATATAGAGCTGACCTTGGCCAACCGGGATACAATGGAGTTCCGCATGCTTTTAGGGCGTGAAGCACTTAACGAACGGTTTATTGTAAATCCGGCAATCAACTATGCCGTGCAGGAATTTGTTGAAGAGGAGATTGAAGAGAAGTACCAACCTTATTTTAAGGAAAAAACAGGCCTGAAAATTGGGCTATTAGCTAGCAATCCTAATTTATACAGTAACAAACGCATTATGGAAGCGGCAGAGGCCAGGGGGCATGAAATCGTTTTTTTGAACGTTGAACTGGCGTACATGAAACTAGATGCTCGTTCCCCAGAAATACGCTACCGTGGTGGAAATATCTTAAAGGATTTCGATGCTGTAATACCGCGTATAAAACCATCGGTTACCTTTTATGGATGTGCCCTTATACGTCAGTTCAAGAACTTGGGGGTTTACTGTCAAAATTCAGCGGAATCCATAACCCAATCCAGGGACAAACTTTTTGCGTCGCAGCTCTTTTCCAATTATGACATTCATATCCCGATTACCGGATTTGCCAAGTCACCTATGGATACTAAAGACTTGATAAAAATGGTTAATGGCGCCCCGTTGATCATAAAGCTACTGGAAAGCACACAAGGTAAAGGTGTGGTTTTAGCGGAGACCAATAAGGCGGCAGAAAGTGTTATCAACGCCTTTAAAAGTGTTAATACAAATATTTTGGTACAGGAATTCATAAAAGAAGCCAACGGGCAGGATATCCGCTGCTTTGTGGTCAATGGGAAGGTTGTTGCCTCAATGCAGCGCCAAGCGGCAAAGGGAGAATTTAGGGCCAACATTCATCAAGGAGGAAAAGCCTCTAGGATAAAAATTACGACGGAGGAACGTAAATTGGCACAAAAGGCTGCCAAAGTCCTGAACTTGGCCGTGGCTGGCGTGGACATTATCCGTTCCAATAAAGGACCTTTGTTATTAGAAGTCAATTCCTCTCCTGGTCTGGAAGGTATTGAAAATGCTACGGGAAAAGATATTGCCAATGAAATGATCCTGGCCATAGAGAAAAAATTGAAGTTTACTCAGGGATAG
- a CDS encoding nuclear transport factor 2 family protein has protein sequence MRKAKFLLLFWSIACIAQEQPQQEINAVLDTWHNAAAEANFDTYFSLMSDDAVFIGTDATENWDLTEFKAYSKPHFDKGKAWNFTLVERNVYVNTSENFAWFDELLNTQMKICRGSGILKKVDGKWKIGHYVLSIAVPNEHVSELIEIKKERDNILLENLNHKKTGN, from the coding sequence ATGAGAAAAGCTAAATTTTTACTGTTATTTTGGAGCATAGCTTGCATTGCACAGGAGCAACCGCAACAAGAAATTAATGCGGTATTAGACACTTGGCACAACGCTGCGGCCGAAGCAAACTTTGATACCTATTTTAGTTTGATGTCGGACGATGCGGTCTTCATTGGAACGGACGCCACGGAAAACTGGGACCTAACCGAGTTCAAAGCCTATTCCAAGCCACATTTTGATAAGGGTAAGGCCTGGAATTTCACTCTGGTGGAGCGCAATGTTTATGTAAATACTTCCGAAAATTTTGCTTGGTTCGATGAGCTACTGAATACGCAAATGAAGATTTGTCGTGGCTCTGGCATACTCAAAAAAGTAGATGGAAAATGGAAAATTGGGCATTATGTGCTGTCCATAGCCGTACCCAATGAACATGTTTCGGAACTTATCGAGATTAAAAAGGAAAGGGACAATATCCTTCTGGAAAATCTAAATCATAAAAAAACGGGCAATTAG
- a CDS encoding SDR family oxidoreductase, which produces MTKSVGVLGCGWLGLPLAKNLVGQGYSVKGTTTSKNKLEILRNAGIVPYQVSLSEENIRGPISDFLKNLHVLIINVPPGFRGKGPKESYVKKMGLLHKATKQSPIEKVIFVSSTSVYGDIKGEVNEETTPKPVTESGKQLLDCERLFKEDENLQCTIIRFGGLIGPDRHPVTMLSGKKNVKGGNAPVNLIHLNDCINLISTIIKGEQWNQIINGVFPDHPLKKDYYTEEAKKRGLAPPQYKDDEGESDKKIDTCKLFLIKNKVLFTPIRS; this is translated from the coding sequence TTGACTAAATCAGTAGGGGTCCTAGGCTGTGGATGGTTAGGCCTTCCCTTAGCAAAAAATTTGGTGGGTCAAGGTTACTCCGTAAAGGGTACTACAACTTCCAAAAACAAACTCGAAATCTTAAGAAACGCGGGGATTGTTCCCTATCAGGTATCACTTTCAGAGGAAAACATACGAGGGCCTATTTCCGATTTTTTGAAAAATCTACATGTACTTATTATCAATGTTCCGCCCGGTTTCCGTGGTAAAGGACCAAAGGAAAGTTATGTGAAAAAGATGGGGTTACTTCATAAGGCGACTAAACAATCCCCTATCGAAAAAGTGATTTTTGTAAGTAGCACCTCAGTGTATGGTGATATTAAAGGTGAAGTAAACGAGGAAACAACACCGAAACCTGTGACGGAATCCGGAAAGCAACTTCTTGACTGCGAACGTTTATTCAAAGAAGATGAAAATCTACAATGTACTATTATTCGTTTTGGAGGTCTTATCGGTCCCGATAGACACCCGGTAACCATGTTGTCCGGAAAGAAAAATGTAAAAGGTGGCAATGCACCGGTAAACCTAATTCATTTGAATGACTGCATCAATTTAATTAGCACCATCATAAAAGGTGAGCAATGGAACCAGATAATAAATGGGGTATTTCCTGATCATCCTCTAAAGAAGGATTATTATACAGAAGAAGCTAAAAAGAGAGGCTTGGCACCTCCGCAGTATAAAGATGATGAAGGTGAATCCGACAAAAAAATTGATACTTGTAAGTTATTTCTTATTAAAAATAAAGTTCTTTTCACCCCTATTCGCTCTTAA
- a CDS encoding M20/M25/M40 family metallo-hydrolase — MKKTTTVLTLLLLVLAIYWSFKALMPQYNPDISAPETSFATDRAMAHVKNISKEPHGVGFPGHSKVRSYIIAELEKLGLTTSVQEGYTAGDWANLSKATNILARIEGKENGKALLLLSHYDSSPHSSFGASDAGSGVATILEGLRAFLANGKQPKNDIIILITDAEELGLNGADLFVKEHPWSKDVGLVLNFEARGSGGASYMLMETNRGNANLIQEFIKANPRYPVANSLAYSIYKMLPNDTDLTVFREDADIEGFNLAFIDDHFDYHTAMDTADRLDRNTLAHQGSYLMPLLNHFSEADLSTMKSLSDNVYFNIPFFKIITYPFEWIWPMFGLACLLFVIILIQGFRKNVLNAKDVFKGFVPVFIALAINGFVGFYSWKVLKWVYPSYKDMLHGFSYNGHAYIFAFAFFSVAVCFYVYHKFRVVKNPNLLVAPILIWLIICGAVAQYLQGAAFFIIPVYAVLVAFYILINQKKPNPFLLVFLGLPAIFIYSPFIQMFPVGLGLKMMVAATVFATLLFFLLLPVITNYRNKGALATLCFLLFIGFLVSAQLNSGFGEDTPKPTSLLYVMDADANEAKWATYENEPSEWTKQYIVKERSTPEKLTENTISSKYSSGFTYSAEAPLKKIAPPKVEILTDTVVKETRRLRLCITPQRNVNRLEIFSNETPIKKATVNGIELSDYFLKNRRGGKLITHYISDNEFTELLLEVPKDSSLELVVYEASNDLLDNPLFSVPKRPKDNIPMPFVLNDAILTIQKLSFD, encoded by the coding sequence ATGAAAAAAACGACCACCGTACTCACCCTGCTACTTCTTGTTCTGGCAATTTATTGGAGTTTCAAGGCTTTAATGCCCCAATACAATCCGGATATAAGTGCCCCTGAAACTTCATTTGCCACAGATAGGGCCATGGCCCACGTTAAGAACATCTCTAAAGAACCCCATGGCGTCGGCTTTCCAGGACATTCGAAAGTGCGATCGTATATTATAGCTGAGCTGGAAAAATTGGGGCTCACAACTAGCGTACAGGAAGGCTATACCGCAGGGGACTGGGCCAATTTAAGCAAGGCCACCAATATTTTGGCCCGTATTGAAGGGAAGGAAAACGGAAAAGCTTTATTGTTATTATCCCATTATGATAGCAGTCCCCACTCTTCTTTCGGTGCGAGCGACGCGGGAAGCGGCGTTGCCACCATACTTGAAGGTCTAAGGGCTTTTTTAGCTAACGGGAAGCAGCCAAAAAATGATATTATTATCCTGATTACGGATGCGGAAGAGTTGGGACTTAACGGGGCAGACCTTTTTGTTAAGGAACATCCTTGGTCAAAGGATGTAGGTTTGGTCCTCAATTTTGAAGCGAGAGGAAGTGGCGGTGCATCCTATATGCTCATGGAGACCAATAGGGGCAACGCCAATCTTATTCAAGAATTCATAAAAGCCAATCCGAGGTATCCCGTCGCAAACTCCCTGGCGTATAGTATCTACAAGATGCTCCCCAACGATACGGATCTAACCGTTTTTAGGGAAGACGCCGATATAGAGGGCTTCAACTTAGCCTTTATAGATGACCATTTTGATTATCATACGGCAATGGACACCGCGGATAGATTAGACCGAAATACACTGGCACATCAAGGGAGCTATTTAATGCCATTACTAAATCATTTTAGCGAGGCCGATTTATCAACGATGAAAAGCCTCAGCGATAACGTTTATTTTAATATTCCTTTCTTCAAAATTATCACCTATCCGTTTGAATGGATTTGGCCCATGTTCGGTCTGGCTTGTCTACTTTTTGTGATTATCCTCATTCAGGGGTTCAGAAAAAATGTCTTAAATGCCAAAGATGTCTTTAAGGGATTCGTACCGGTTTTCATTGCCTTGGCGATAAACGGTTTCGTAGGGTTTTACAGTTGGAAAGTGCTTAAATGGGTCTATCCCTCCTATAAGGATATGCTCCATGGATTTAGCTATAACGGACACGCCTATATTTTTGCCTTTGCCTTTTTCTCGGTCGCCGTTTGCTTCTACGTGTATCATAAATTCAGGGTGGTTAAAAATCCAAATCTGTTGGTTGCCCCCATACTCATTTGGTTGATTATATGTGGAGCCGTTGCACAGTATCTTCAAGGAGCTGCATTCTTCATAATACCGGTATACGCGGTTCTCGTCGCTTTTTATATCCTTATCAATCAGAAAAAACCAAACCCGTTCCTGTTAGTTTTTCTAGGACTCCCCGCTATTTTTATTTATTCGCCCTTTATTCAAATGTTTCCCGTTGGCCTTGGGTTAAAAATGATGGTGGCCGCAACTGTTTTTGCGACCTTGCTCTTTTTTCTACTGCTACCGGTTATTACGAACTACCGCAATAAAGGCGCATTGGCGACACTGTGTTTTTTACTTTTTATAGGTTTTTTGGTTTCCGCACAACTAAATTCAGGTTTTGGAGAAGATACACCCAAACCCACCAGTCTACTGTATGTTATGGATGCAGATGCCAACGAGGCCAAATGGGCCACTTATGAAAATGAGCCCTCGGAATGGACCAAGCAGTACATTGTGAAAGAAAGGAGTACACCTGAAAAATTGACCGAAAACACTATAAGCAGCAAATATAGTTCCGGTTTTACTTATTCGGCGGAAGCTCCATTAAAGAAAATAGCCCCGCCTAAAGTAGAAATCCTGACCGATACCGTAGTTAAGGAAACCAGAAGATTAAGACTCTGTATCACCCCACAGCGCAACGTTAACAGGTTGGAAATATTCAGTAACGAGACACCTATAAAAAAGGCCACCGTTAATGGTATAGAATTGTCCGATTATTTCCTTAAAAATAGAAGAGGAGGAAAATTAATTACTCATTATATCAGTGATAACGAATTTACTGAACTCCTTTTGGAAGTGCCTAAGGATTCCTCTTTAGAGCTCGTTGTATATGAGGCATCCAACGATTTACTGGATAATCCCTTATTTTCGGTTCCCAAACGCCCAAAGGATAACATCCCGATGCCCTTTGTTCTAAATGATGCGATTCTCACCATTCAAAAACTGAGCTTTGACTAA
- a CDS encoding CBS domain-containing protein, whose amino-acid sequence MGIKSFQGIRKAIKKEFKAPILVSDYMTTKLITFSPEQSILEVMEKFAKHHISGGPVLDSNGFLVGIISEADCMKQISESRYFNQPILDKSVEKFMTKNVETIPHDISIFDAAGIFAQHNRRRLPVMKNDILVGQISRKDIVVAALKLSGHNWK is encoded by the coding sequence ATGGGAATCAAAAGTTTTCAGGGCATACGAAAGGCGATAAAGAAGGAATTTAAAGCTCCAATATTGGTTTCCGATTACATGACGACCAAATTGATAACTTTTAGTCCGGAACAGTCTATTTTAGAAGTGATGGAGAAGTTTGCTAAACATCACATTTCCGGAGGACCCGTCTTGGATAGTAATGGGTTTTTGGTAGGAATAATTTCGGAAGCGGATTGTATGAAGCAAATTTCCGAAAGTCGTTATTTTAACCAACCTATACTGGATAAAAGTGTGGAGAAGTTTATGACAAAAAATGTGGAGACCATTCCTCATGACATTTCAATTTTCGATGCGGCCGGTATTTTTGCTCAGCACAATAGAAGACGATTACCCGTAATGAAAAACGATATTCTTGTTGGCCAAATAAGTCGTAAGGATATTGTAGTGGCTGCCTTAAAATTAAGTGGGCATAATTGGAAATAG
- a CDS encoding DUF6265 family protein translates to MKNLLLIVLLIGFGLQGQNTMTFLEDTVSADASISQMEWMTGHWKGEAFGGVTEEIWSPPAAGVMMFVFRLIAKGEINFYEIGHIREVDNTLVFELKHFDKDLKGWEEKDEVQRFRLIKVAEDRLYFDGFTFEKVGPNEINIYGLIHQNDGSAEEIKFNYKRQ, encoded by the coding sequence ATGAAAAATCTGCTTTTGATCGTATTACTCATAGGTTTCGGACTACAAGGCCAAAACACGATGACCTTTTTGGAGGATACCGTTTCCGCCGATGCTTCAATTTCTCAGATGGAATGGATGACGGGTCATTGGAAAGGCGAAGCCTTTGGGGGAGTTACCGAGGAAATATGGAGTCCGCCAGCTGCAGGGGTAATGATGTTCGTTTTTAGACTGATTGCCAAGGGAGAAATCAATTTTTATGAAATAGGTCATATTCGGGAAGTGGATAACACCTTGGTTTTTGAACTGAAACATTTTGACAAGGACCTGAAAGGTTGGGAGGAGAAAGATGAAGTGCAGCGTTTTAGGTTGATAAAAGTGGCCGAAGACCGACTCTATTTTGATGGCTTCACTTTTGAGAAGGTTGGGCCTAACGAAATCAATATTTACGGCCTGATCCATCAAAACGATGGTTCGGCAGAGGAAATTAAGTTCAACTACAAAAGGCAATAA
- a CDS encoding pentapeptide repeat-containing protein produces the protein MPGFISDQLFEGANFVKERLPKGEYENCTFENCDFSNGYLDNQNFMECKFLECNLSNTNIAHNQFNDVLFDHCKMMGLKFEESNDFLMDFAFKQCMLNFSSFVGLSLKKEHFFNCKLIEVDFTETDLRNAKFEKCDLERAIFHNSILEGVDFSSAQNFNIDPEKNRLKEAIFTSKALPNLLRKYELKILD, from the coding sequence ATGCCGGGCTTCATATCCGATCAATTGTTTGAAGGGGCAAATTTTGTAAAGGAGCGGTTGCCCAAAGGTGAGTATGAAAACTGCACTTTTGAGAACTGCGATTTTTCCAATGGCTATCTGGACAACCAAAACTTTATGGAATGTAAGTTTCTAGAGTGCAATCTAAGTAATACCAATATTGCCCATAACCAGTTCAACGATGTGCTGTTTGACCATTGCAAAATGATGGGGTTAAAATTTGAGGAATCCAATGATTTTTTGATGGATTTCGCCTTTAAGCAGTGCATGTTAAATTTTAGTTCCTTCGTTGGACTTTCCCTAAAGAAGGAACATTTTTTCAATTGTAAACTCATTGAGGTCGATTTTACGGAAACCGATTTAAGGAACGCCAAATTTGAAAAATGCGATTTGGAGCGGGCCATTTTCCATAACAGTATTTTGGAGGGCGTAGATTTTTCCTCTGCTCAAAATTTTAATATAGACCCGGAGAAAAATCGGTTAAAAGAGGCAATCTTTACCTCAAAAGCATTACCAAATTTATTAAGAAAGTATGAGCTTAAAATTTTGGATTGA